One Coffea eugenioides isolate CCC68of chromosome 2, Ceug_1.0, whole genome shotgun sequence genomic window, CCTTCCTTCAACACGGGAAGTAGGGGACTGGGACAGTTGGGCTGCTGTACAATTGGTACAGTAATAGTTCTTTTTCCAAAAGGCGTCTCTCATACATGTACAATTATGGTTGTATTCATTTATTAAATTAGTGTATACGAACAAAGAAATATAAATATGCATCAAATCATGTAAAATGTGTAACAACTATATATAATTGTATCAAACGCCCAGTCGTACCGGCTTCAAATTTGAAAGTGGAGATCCTagccattttttttcaatacaaAGAATTctttttataattaaatttgagtGAGTTTGACTTCTGTCTCTATCATGAGTTAGTCAGGAATACCTTACTGACCATTATTAGGTCGATTTTGCTCTTATTACTATCGCGAATCAGAAATATCCCCAAAATTATAAATCACTTACGAAAGTTCTCACAGATGCTAGCCATTGCACAGATGCATCACTCGCACCACAAACAGCCAGAAGAAAATTCAACAAGCAGTGGCCAAGCGGGCCGttagactggagaagaattttgTAAATGAACGGCTCCTTTTCCCGGGTACGAAGCTCTCAAGATGAAACTGAACCGGGTGATCCGGATCTCGCAAAAGGATGACCTCTTGCCACGTGGCCGTCCAGCTAGCCTCATGAATCTCTCCACTTTGCACTTTGCAGTTTGCACAATGCATTCTTCCTCGTCACCATGCATTCTTCTAATATTTCAAGAACCCACCACTTCCTGTACTACCGCAAGTACAATTTCCGATTTTCATATCCCAACTActgtactactactactacatcTGAACGCACCACCATGGAGAAGTACTCCAAAGGTATATGATTTATCGTATCTTCTCcttaattttatatattatttCAGTCTATGATTTTTTGTGTTCCTTCTTTTTCTGTGGATTGAGTAGTTTTTGTTTATTTCAAACTGTTTTTGTGGGCGTGTTGCTTTTTATATGTGCTGCTGCTGGGGTGGGTGTTGATGGTGAAGATGCTGTTGGCGAGGAGGCGATCAAGGATCAACTGAGGGAAGGCTTTGCCAAAAATGCCTGCGATTATGATCCTTCCAATCGTGAATTTGATGAGATTCTCCCTCATCTTCTAAACATGTAACTTCTCTTTCTTGTATTAGTAATATGGGGCGAGTGTATTATTATTGATCAAAGCTCTGGTTCAGGCTTGGCTTGGCTTGAACCGAGACCAAAGCTTTTCAGAAAATAtggaaaaaataattataatagaACTGTAATCATAACTCTGTCATATATAAACCATTAAAACAAAacgataaaagaaaaaaaaatactaataatGCATTTTGTACAACATGTGAATTCGTATTTGTGGAGTAGACGAGGCATTGGCTCTTTTGCAGATTTCTAATTAAAAAGTGTTCATGAATAGAAGTCTTAACGAAGATGCAAAAACTGATTGAACCAATCTTGGATGACATTGGTAGGTACTTTGTGCATAATTTCTTACATAGTTGATAGGTTATTGGCGCTCATCGGTTGCACTAAGTCTTAATTGGTAATGCTTGTTCAATAGTACAAATGAATCTTCAAGTCAGTTTTAACAGACCCTTAACACGTGATTTTCTAATACTCCGGGTCTTAACTATCCTGATTACTTtagtttattaaagattttagtTTTACTTGGCGGTTCTGTTCTTTGATTCATCTTCTCAATGAAATGCCACATTATCGAAGGCTTATTAATCTGTCCTTCATCTTCAAACTCATGGAACCAGTCGAATTTTAATTCAGTGACCTTAAATGATTGATTCAGCTATGCATCCCATGCCACACCTCAAGATTTTGATATCTATGCTCCTGATGCAACCTTTGAAGACCCGCTGATGCGAGCTCAAGGGTAAGCTTTTTAACAGCAACTCAAGCAATTTGTCACGCAGAAGAATAGGACATTATGCCTCACAATCCTCATAATGACTAGGCTCTTCAATGTTCCACTTACCAAATATTTTTTGCTTATATTGGACTTTCTAGAAATTGGTTTATGGGAATCAAGTTTACAGTAATTCTACATACCTAATTTGTTGCGTTTCATATTCGTATCCAAAAAGCACATCCTGCTAAATTTTTTAATTGATCAAATGATATCTTCTAAGCTTATGTTTGCCTCAAGTCAATGGTATATATGAAAAAGGAAGTGCACATCGAGACTAGAGAACTTTAGGTATTAGTGGGTTGCCACCCTGAAGCTTGATGAAAACCTTGGCCCTTTTTGGATCTATCTACTTACACTAGTCTGAGATTGAGAATCAAAGCTGAAGCTGTGTTAGATGGTAGCAATTCTAATCCTAGTACAACCTGTCATCTTGTAGCCACCTTAACTTCAGGTTAGAGCATAATTACGAAATGAGAGAACATGTAAGGGGTTAGTAAGATAGACTGGAGAATGGATATTAGATTAAAAAATGTGGAGAAAAGCAAATGCAAACAAAAAGGATGAAGTGCGatgaagaaaataatcaaaggagaaaaagaacCAGTTATAGTGGCAAGTTATCAGGTAAACATAGTAatgtttcttattttctaaagTATATTTTTTGTCAGATCTTGTATTCACTTATTGTATTGGAACAAAAAGGGGTGCCTCTGTGAGGCCACTTTCGAACGGCTTTCTCGGGTGTAAGCTTGCATAATGATGTTTATGACCATGGTTTTCTCTCATGTGAATTCAACAAATGTTGCAGGATAAAGCAGATTAAGTCAGCTTTCTACTCAATTCCCAAGGTTTTCCTGACTTCCTTTCTATTGATAATTCCATATAATTGTAAGTTGCAGGGTACTTCTAGTATTAATGTGCTAAAAAGCTTGTCAAATGATTTGAGATATTTCTGAACAATTTTTTTGAGTCATAGATGCGTTGGATTTTTGTTTTCACCTGTAGTTGGTTTGCTCTTCAAATATATTAATGTTGGAGGATGGCAAGCAATGCTGCTTCTTTAACTGTGTTCAATTTAAGTGGGTGAAGTCATCAGATTTTAGAATGTAATTTAAAGCACATCATCTATCCTACCTTGTTTACAATTGAACTGTGCATTGCATGAGTGTCCTGTGGGCTGGGTCCAGTTCACTGCATCTTTCTGTTTACTTgctcaaaaatttattatttttcttaattctttTGGTTTGTGGTTTTTATATCATTACCCATCCATGGTATGCTCCTATTCCAACCAATTTTCTGGCATAAAACATGTAAACGAAAAGGAACGCGACGAAGAAGTAATAGCATgagaaagaaaatgaggaagTTACAATGCTTGGCAGAGAAATTTGCTATTTATCCCTCTTTTCTCTGTCTTGTCAGTTCATCAGTGTTAATAAACCCAATAAAATGTAGATGAGAGGTAAAAGTGGCTTTTGTAGTTTCTAATCATCGCTTTCAAAGTCACTTTCTATACACGTGTTGATGAAATTCATTGACTAGTCTGTTTTGTCGACTCTTGTTTCCCATTGTTTGTTATAGAATATATCTGGATATTAACCTCATATATACTTTCAGGTTTTCAGTGAGTCAAGAATCACAGAATATAGCATCAAAGAGAATGTAATTTCACCTAGAAAGGAGGTCCACTCAGCTTCTTGCCTACATGACATTTAAAGAAAATATAGTTTGTCAGATTAACAATTCTGATATTTGTAATTGATTCAGATACTCATGGACAACAAGCAGTATTACAAATTTCTGGGGAAAGATATACATATGATATCCCTTATCAAATTGCAGATAGAGAACGGGAAGATCGTTCGACATGAAGATTGGTATGCATCTACTCTTTTAGCTTGTCTTTGATGCGTAACTGCAATCTTTATGATCTTCATGGGGAAGGAAATTCAAAGAGTGATGGGAGTTGGTCTCTGTCAAGTTAACTAAACTATGGATGTTGATTACCACAAGGAAGTTTTCTCAGACAAAGTTTACTGTTGTAACCTTAATGCACTTTCCCGAACtctcttatcttttcttttcatttctttctaaTTATCATAATGAATCAGTTTCATCTACTTATGCTTCAGACTCATACTCTTCTCACAAAAACTCTAACAACATCAATGTAATCTGAATGTCTTTCACTGTAAATATAATTTGAGATAGCTAATGATATGATGATTGTCCACAGATTTTAGACTTGATAACAGGGTTGTTTCAAACATGATTTTTTCTTGGTAAACTGGATGATTCCATTTGGTATAACAGAGTTGTtgtcattgtgaatttgtttgtagtTTCATGTCTCATTCAACAGCTATTAGTTCTACCACTACCGGTGATTATCCCCGGTTACTCGGGACATTTTCATGTGAAATGTGGATTGCAGGTGGGATCAGAAGCCCCTATGGAACAGTGAGACGGTTCGGCTGCCACTGGTCGGGCGGCTCGCAGAAATGACTCGCCGGGCCTCAATGTTGGTTACTCATTGTCTGATGCGGTTTGGCAAGGATCCAAGCAATTGACAACTACTCAAAGTGTATGCGCGCGCGCGTATAAAGCTTTGGTTACTATCTTAAAACAATTGGTATGTTGTATTGTAACTAAAACTTGCAAATATTTTGGAATTAAGGGTCAGCTGACATGGACTTGTAATAGTTTGGGGTTCTGAGTTGAACTTAGTTAAGATGAATTTGTAATTGGATCCCAGGTTTAATCCTGTTTGAAAACttaattcagcacttaaatttaataaattcagatcttaatatgtttagacacgtttgataacaaaaaattgaacatttgaattagTTAGGCAAAATTTGCTCTAAAAAATAAATGGTAATCTATTCATTTATCATTGAATGTGATATACATTCAGATGTATTTGATTTAacatttaacaatttaataacttaatggattcaaattttaaatttcagttttattaaaCGCACCCTGAGTGTCTCTGAAAAGCTTATGAAACAACCAATTTTGTAAGGCAATGAAGTTTTTCCATTTTCTGCCAGAAAATAAAGGTTAATTGTTGAAGAAATGATCACTTATACTTCATGGAttctacaataattttttttccgtCAAAAGGAGGGCTATAGCACTTCCTGAATTCTACTGAAAACAATTTGGGCCcgcaattttgatttattttgttcTGGCAAGCCGTGGTCGACATTTTACACTGGACATTTTTTAGAGGGATGCGGAAGGTCCATATAGATCCGCTATTCTGTATTGGGCCATTATTTCTTGGGCCTTCTCTGATGCTCACCTTCGCTACTCCGTTTTCGGTGAAACGGTACAGGCAGAAgtagatttttaaaaaaataataacaaaataaagAGAGAACCCGTAAAGGAAAAAGGAAGCTTAACACGATATAGGAATTAGGAACTACAAAAATATATGTTCAAATTTGGCCTACGATTGTGAGTTCTCCAGTTTCCTTCAAGGACCTGAAAATACTTAATTTcgacttcttcttttttatctttttttgtcGGTCGGTTCAAAATACTTCAAATTCATCTCTGTTGCAACGGCAGATAAACATTATAAAGGAACGTGATGAACTTTAAGCAAAAAGCCCCATTGGGGCCGAGCTTGCTTGGAACCAGAGGAAAGTTTCACTACCATACACGGACAAAAGTTATTATAATTTGGAGAAATCTAGTTTGAGTCCTACATATAAGTGTTTTAGTATTTTATTGTCAACTGAAGCACCTTGTGGAAATTACATATGGTGTCTTAGGTTCGTTTTAAAACTAATTGAAATGACAAAACATTAGTAGCTTGCAAGGACACTTTTTTAGGGAAGTGTCATCTGCACTCTCATTGTTGTTAATCACACTCCCACATTCGTTTTAATCATATAGTTTTCGATTATTAAATTAGGGTCTGACTAATGGGTACCCATAGAGTAatcattaaaatatattttagttgtcatattttttaaaatgtaagattaattagagaaagtaaataaatacaagagaaTGTAGGTATAATTAAACAGAAAAATATATAGATGCAAGGGAGGATAATAATTATTAGCGTGTGTATATGTATGGTAGGTTAGGTGAATGTTAAGTATGTTAATGAGTGTTCAATGTGCAcccgttaaaaaaaaaagtaaatcttatatacattgacagtgtatacactatcaccattaGATCTATGAAATAtgtgcaaaaattgaattttaaattcaaaatttgtatatttgtcattcatccaacgctgacaGTGTCTACACTGtcaatgtagaaaagattaatcgttaaaaaaattcattaaattacaagataaaacaaATTGTGGGAGTGCAAGTTTGCTTGGATAGTGTattgtttgaaatattatttggaataattactgtagcactttttgtgatgcgATGTATGGaaaataaaaaggtgggttggaaaatgtatttatgatacaagcaaaatattatttgagataatttacTATCCAACCAGCTAGATGTTCAACAGCACGAAGAGAAGATTAATTATCCTATGGGGGTTGTGAACTTGTAGGTCTTGGAGGAGATCATCATCCTCCGGTTAAACTTGGCATTGAAGAAAATTGAAGTACTACTCATGAAAATGTAGGAAATGCAGTGTCACTGAAGTCAATAGATGGTGTTTGCCTGTTTATTAGTAAGATTCTAAAAGGAAAGTAGagaattcttttttctttttcacaaaatttgttTTTGCAAATTGTTGGATAGTATCATATTTTGATAAGTTAACTTCTAGTAGCTAGTAccattttgaaaattatatccatgatcttcttcttcttcttcttctctttctcaACCTTAAGCGGGCCTTAATTAGATATTGTCAATTTGGATGGAACCTTAAATTATTAGCAGATATGTGTATCTTGAGATACCAACTGGTAATCCTAGATTAGATTGGAAGACATCAGCACGCACGAGAAGCAGAGAGTAAacgtaataataataataatagtatggtGCATGGAATTTGACACCCCAGCTTCTTGTACTGGTAAGTTCTCTGTATTCACATGCTCCCACTCTTTCTCCTCTGAGCAAAAACAATGACTAAACAATCATTGGAAACAGCATAATACCCCCTTATGGTACCACATCCAAATATCCTATTTTAACACCCAAACCAAAAAACATTCTCGTCAACTTTTATGCTAAGAGGCAGAAGCCTCTTTTTGACCAAGTCTATCCACTGCCCATTCTAGCTGCgcatattttgatttttgaacgaTCCACCAGATGCATATGGGCAAAATAAGCCCTCTTTATTCGTGTATATGCTTGCTTGTGCATGAATCTTTAACGAGCTTCTGATGGTTGAGGGATCCAAGGCATTCATCATAcgaaacagaaaaagaaagggaaaaaaaaaagatggtgtTGTAAAAGAGAAATAAAGAGATTCTATCAGTAGTATTATTCACTCAATGATAAATAGATGGGGAAGAGAGCTTCAGATCCGAGACTTCCCTTACTTTCATGCAAAATCGCCTGTAAGTTGTATCAGAAAGCAAGAGAAAAGCTTTAGGTAGATTGTGACCATATATAAAAGAGAAGAGAGACCTACTTCTCTcatctttctttcccttttcttaaAGAAAGTCTGCAAAAGATTTCATGTGTGGAAACTTTGTCTCCATGCCCAAATCTTTCGTGAAAACCACCAGCATCATGCTACCAGTACTgataaaaaaactcaaaatttaaagaaagaaggaaaaaaaaaaaaaaaagttacaagtGTAGAAGCTTGTCTTGGCTAGTCTATACAGCAAAAAAGCAAAGAGGAAAAGTTGCGTTACCTTTCAAAAGTACGTTACATAATGCTTTACTTTAGAGCATTAATTAATAAACCCCCCCGGCCAAAAAGAAATATTTAGTGCTTCGTTGCTTTTTGGttctcctttcctttttctttcttcccttttccccAAACTGTAATCATTTCTAGATCGTGTTCAGAGGAATCACAGATCACATTCAAAAACGGCTAGCCCCTCTCATAATTTTATACTTAATGACACTACTTTAGACATAATCGAACCAGACGATTTTTGCCACCTCAATCATTGGTTACGGGAGAAAGTGTGGACAGGAGATAACCAAAATTTTTTGACTGCATAAACAAGATTAAGCTTATTTTATTATGCTATAATCAACAAGAAAAAGGAGATTTTATCTTCTTTTGTCGTTTCGAAGCCAGGGAAATTATTCCTACTGCCTAACTGCCTATACATCTTCCTTGCTTTTTTTGTGTAATAGTCCCAGGTGGCAAGGAGGGGTAGGTCGAGTTGGATGGGGATTACAATCTAatgcgttttcttttcttttctttttttttggagaattaTAGTAGAAATTTTTAAGTACAATTTGTTACCCCAAGTAGAGAGGAGTCTCACTTCAACTTCTTGCAGGAAATTTATGCACATAAAGACAAAATAATAATGTTCCCAAAAAACAAATTCCTTGGGGTGAATTTGACTTGGTGATGGTTTTTGAAGTACTGCTACTCAGTGTTCTGTTCGTAAAGCAATTTTGTGCCCAAAGAGATGCATAAAGTT contains:
- the LOC113762155 gene encoding uncharacterized protein LOC113762155, producing MHSSNISRTHHFLYYRKYNFRFSYPNYCTTTTTSERTTMEKYSKDAVGEEAIKDQLREGFAKNACDYDPSNREFDEILPHLLNIYASHATPQDFDIYAPDATFEDPLMRAQGIKQIKSAFYSIPKVFSESRITEYSIKENVISPRKEEILMDNKQYYKFLGKDIHMISLIKLQIENGKIVRHEDWWDQKPLWNSETVRLPLVGRLAEMTRRASMLVTHCLMRFGKDPSN